In the genome of Capra hircus breed San Clemente chromosome 5, ASM170441v1, whole genome shotgun sequence, one region contains:
- the ISX gene encoding LOW QUALITY PROTEIN: intestine-specific homeobox (The sequence of the model RefSeq protein was modified relative to this genomic sequence to represent the inferred CDS: deleted 1 base in 1 codon), giving the protein MERKSSGCYEAPKKRGLSFSIEDILKRPAERSDVVRPEGASGQGTRQATAEDFEPERPPQDQPKEGKKGKRRIRTTFTTEQLQELEKIFHFTHYPDVHVRNQLAARINLPEARVQIWFQNQRAKWRKQEKTNSLGASQLPREAGLAPPTNPDVAGPMLPLPAQPRLLPLTRCCPPAQGQLTSAWLPTQIALLPCHPWETQPLPGPLIIQQTCIPTLCLFPPPHPRGGIICTTSITETGHPLLSGASLLSR; this is encoded by the exons ATGGAGAGGAAGAGCTCGGGGTGCTATGAGGCCCCAAAGAAGCGGGGCCTGTCCTTCTCCATTGAGGATATCTTAAAGAGGCCAGCTGAGAGGAGCGATGTGGTCAGGCCTGAAGGGGCAAGTGGACAGGGAACCAGGCAGGCAACAGCTGAAGATTTCGAGCCAGAGAGACCCCCACAGGACCAGCCCAAAG AGGGGAAGAAGGGTAAGCGGAGGATCCGAACCACCTTCACCACAGAGCAGCTGCAGGAGCTGGAAAAGATCTTCCACTTCACTCACTATCCTGACGTCCACGTCCGCAACCAGCTGGCGGCCAGGATCAATCTCCCAGAAGCTCGTGTGCAG ATCTGGTTCCAGAATCAGCGAGCCAAATGGCGGAAGCAGGAGAAGACAAACAGCCTTGGGGCTTCGCAACTGCCAAGGGAGGCCGGCTTGGCCCCGCCCACAAACCCGGATGTGGCC GGCCCCATGCTGCCACTCCCTGCACAGCCCAGGCTGCTTCCTCTCACCAGGTGCTGTCCACCAGCTCAAGGTCAACTGACCTCTGCCTGGCTCCCCACCCAGATCGCCCTCCTCCCATGCCACCCATGGGAGACACAGCCTCTGCCAGGCCCTCTCATCATCCAGCAGACCTGCATCCCTACACTCTGC TTGTTCCCACCTCCGCACCCCAGAGGAGGCATCATCTGTACCACCTCCATAACAGAGACTGGACATCCTCTTCTGAGTGGAGCCTCTCTCCTCTCCAGGTGA